The Canis lupus dingo isolate Sandy chromosome 8, ASM325472v2, whole genome shotgun sequence genome has a segment encoding these proteins:
- the LOC112657352 gene encoding cytochrome c oxidase assembly factor 8 isoform X2, whose amino-acid sequence MCLPVSGFCPPRKSCRDWIGPPDKHSNLRPIHFYIPESESPLEQKLRQLRQETQEWNQQFWANQNLTFRKEKEEFIHSRLKAKGLELRSGSGQKATLDAEEMADFYKEFLSKNFQKHMYYNRDWYKRNFAITFFMGKVALERVWNKLRPKHKKSST is encoded by the exons ATGTGCCTGCCT GTCTCAGGATTCTGCCCTCCGAGAAAATCTTGCCGTGACTGGATAGGACCCCCAGATAAACATTCAAACCTTCGACCCATTCACTTTTACATCCCGGAAAGCGAGTCACCGTTGGAACAAAAGCTAAGACAATTAAGACAAGAAACACAAGAATGGAACCAACAGTTCTGGGCAAACCAGAATTTGACATTTCGAAAG gaaaaagaagaatttattcACTCAAGACTAAAAGCTAAAGGCTTGGAACTGAGATCTGGATCAG GTCAAAAAGCAACATTAGATGCAGAAGAAATGGCTGACTTTTACAaggaatttttaagtaaaaattttcagAAGCACATGTATTATAACAG AGACTGGTACAAGCGTAATTTTGCCATTACCTTCTTCATGGGAAAAGTGGCCCTGGAGAGAGTTTGGAACAAGCTTAGACCGAAGCATAAGAAGAGCAGCACCTAG
- the LOC112657352 gene encoding cytochrome c oxidase assembly factor 8 isoform X1, with product MVGFRASRRALLPPLCRAFARPGCPLGPERGAERREAAASRVSGFCPPRKSCRDWIGPPDKHSNLRPIHFYIPESESPLEQKLRQLRQETQEWNQQFWANQNLTFRKEKEEFIHSRLKAKGLELRSGSGQKATLDAEEMADFYKEFLSKNFQKHMYYNRDWYKRNFAITFFMGKVALERVWNKLRPKHKKSST from the exons ATGGTGGGCTTCCGGGCCTCGAGGAGGGCGCTTCTGCCGCCGCTGTGCCGCGCCTTCGCTCGCCCCGGCTGTCCGCTCGGCCCCGAGCGCGGCGCGGAGCGCAGGGAGGCGGCGGCGAGCCGG GTCTCAGGATTCTGCCCTCCGAGAAAATCTTGCCGTGACTGGATAGGACCCCCAGATAAACATTCAAACCTTCGACCCATTCACTTTTACATCCCGGAAAGCGAGTCACCGTTGGAACAAAAGCTAAGACAATTAAGACAAGAAACACAAGAATGGAACCAACAGTTCTGGGCAAACCAGAATTTGACATTTCGAAAG gaaaaagaagaatttattcACTCAAGACTAAAAGCTAAAGGCTTGGAACTGAGATCTGGATCAG GTCAAAAAGCAACATTAGATGCAGAAGAAATGGCTGACTTTTACAaggaatttttaagtaaaaattttcagAAGCACATGTATTATAACAG AGACTGGTACAAGCGTAATTTTGCCATTACCTTCTTCATGGGAAAAGTGGCCCTGGAGAGAGTTTGGAACAAGCTTAGACCGAAGCATAAGAAGAGCAGCACCTAG
- the BAG5 gene encoding BAG family molecular chaperone regulator 5 yields MDMGNQHPSISRLQEIQKEVKSIEQQVIGFSGLSDDKNYKKLERILTKQLFEIDSVDTEGKGDIQQARKRAAQETERLLKELEQNANHPHRIEIQNIFKEAQALVKEKIVPFYSGGNCVTDEFEEGIQDIILRLTHVKTGGKISLRKARYHTLTKICAVQEIIEDCVKKQPSLPLSEDAHPSVAKINSVMCEVNKARGTLIALLMGVNNNETCRHLSCVLSGLIADLDALDVCGRTEIRNYRREVVEDINQLLKYLDLEEEADTTHAFDLGQNHSILKIEKVLKRMREIKNELLQAQNPAELYLSSKTELQGLIGQLDEVSLEKNPCIREARRRAVIEVQTLITYIDLKEALEKRKSFASEEHPSHKAVWNILGNLSEIQGEVLSFDGNRTDKNYIRLEELLTKQLLALDAVDPQGEEKCKAARKQAVKLAQNILSYLDLKSDEWEY; encoded by the coding sequence ATGGATATGGGCAACCAACATCCTTCTATTAGTAGGCTTCAGGAAATCCAAAAGGAAGTAAAAAGTATAGAACAGCAAGTAATTGGCTTCAGTGGTCTGTCAGATGACAAGAATTACAAGAAACTGGAGAGGATTCTAACAAAACAACTCTTTGAAATAGACTCTGTGGATACTGAAGGAAAAGGAGATATTCAGCAAGCgaggaagagggcagcccaggagaCGGAGCGTCTTCTCAAAGAGCTGGAGCAGAATGCAAACCACCCACACCGGATCGAAATACAGAACATCTTTAAAGAAGCCCAGGCCCTGGTGAAAGAGAAGATTGTGCCGTTTTATAGTGGGGGCAACTGTGTAACTGACGAATTTGAAGAAGGCATCCAGGATATCATTCTGAGGCTGACACATGTCAAAACCGGGGGGAAGATTTCTCTGCGGAAAGCACGGTACCACACCTTAACCAAAATCTGTGCGGTGCAGGAGATCATCGAAGACTGTGTGAAAAAGCAGCCTTCTCTGCCACTTTCCGAGGACGCGCACCCTTCAGTGGCCAAGATCAACTCGGTGATGTGTGAGGTGAACAAGGCCAGAGGCACTCTGATCGCACTTCTGATGGGGGTGAACAATAATGAGACTTGCAGGCACTTATCTTGTGTGCTGTCGGGGCTGATTGCAGATCTGGATGCTCTAGACGTGTGCGGGCGAACGGAAATCAGAAATTATCGGCGCGAGGTAGTGGAAGATATCAACCAATTACTGAAATATTTGGATTTGGAAGAGGAAGCAGATACTACACATGCATTTGACCTGGGACAGaatcattccattttaaaaatagaaaaggtcctcaagagaatgagagaaataaaaaatgaacttctGCAAGCACAAAATCCTGCTGAATTGTACCTGAGCTCCAAAACAGAATTGCAGGGTTTGATTGGACAGTTGGATGAGGTCAGTCTTGAGAAGAACCCTTGCATCCGGGAAGCTCGGAGAAGAGCGGTGATTGAGGTACAAACCCTTATAACTTACATTGACTTGAAGGAGGCCCTGGAGAAGAGGAAGTCGTTTGCTAGTGAGGAGCACCCGTCACATAAAGCAGTCTGGAACATCCTTGGAAACTTGTCCGAGATCCAGGGGGAAGTTCTTTCATTTGATGGGAACCGAACTGATAAGAACTACATCCGGCTGGAAGAGCTGCTCACCAAGCAGCTGCTGGCCCTGGATGCCGTGGACCCGCAAGGGGAAGAGAAGTGCAAGGCTGCCAGGAAACAGGCAGTGAAGCTCGCCCAGAACATCCTCAGCTATCTCGACTTGAAATCCGACGAATGGGAGTACTAA